One window of the Methanothermobacter sp. K4 genome contains the following:
- a CDS encoding archaeosine biosynthesis radical SAM protein RaSEA, whose protein sequence is MISELASRTRKKALKKIKPKSPDELSASWIQEDLLYSGKGRALFMILPTIGCSWALSETGGCTMCSYISDSFLEPVEADKIIEIFDGIISRYEFEEKTAVKIFTSGSFLNPEEFPQEAMEHILSRLGALENVEEIIFESRPEYINQEAVARCCELAADKIVEISIGLETCNEKTRLAKINKGFSNSDFEMAVNTISNLKRDFNVRSKAYILVKPILVSEKRAVEEAISTAIYAEKVGVDRLSFCPSTVHRGTLMEDLWRKGSYRPPWIWSLIEIINRTREKVSVPAIMDTSGFGISRGPYNCKKCNRDLKNLIIRANLEQTQVPTYECECRSLWLAELRFSEATASTDIKYSEYS, encoded by the coding sequence ATGATAAGTGAATTAGCATCCAGGACAAGGAAAAAGGCCCTGAAAAAAATAAAACCAAAAAGTCCAGATGAGCTCTCAGCAAGCTGGATCCAGGAAGATCTATTATACTCGGGAAAGGGAAGGGCCCTCTTTATGATACTTCCCACCATAGGCTGCTCATGGGCCCTATCAGAAACCGGTGGCTGTACAATGTGCAGCTACATCTCTGACTCATTTCTGGAACCTGTGGAGGCAGACAAGATCATCGAAATATTCGATGGTATCATCTCCCGTTACGAATTTGAGGAAAAAACAGCTGTTAAGATATTCACCTCAGGAAGTTTCCTGAACCCTGAAGAGTTCCCCCAGGAGGCAATGGAGCACATACTCAGCAGACTCGGTGCCCTGGAAAATGTTGAGGAAATAATATTTGAATCCAGACCCGAGTACATAAACCAGGAAGCTGTTGCAAGATGCTGTGAACTTGCAGCTGATAAGATAGTTGAAATAAGCATTGGCCTTGAAACCTGCAATGAAAAGACAAGGTTGGCGAAGATAAACAAGGGTTTCAGTAACAGTGACTTTGAGATGGCAGTAAACACCATCAGTAACCTTAAAAGGGATTTTAATGTCAGGTCAAAGGCATACATCCTCGTAAAGCCGATTCTGGTCTCAGAAAAAAGGGCTGTGGAGGAAGCCATTTCCACCGCCATTTATGCTGAAAAGGTCGGTGTTGACCGCCTATCCTTCTGCCCATCAACAGTGCACAGGGGGACCCTTATGGAGGATCTCTGGAGAAAGGGCTCCTACAGACCCCCATGGATATGGAGCCTCATTGAAATAATCAACAGGACAAGAGAAAAGGTTTCAGTGCCTGCCATAATGGATACATCCGGTTTTGGGATATCCAGAGGACCCTACAACTGCAAAAAATGTAACAGAGACCTCAAGAATCTCATAATCAGGGCAAACCTTGAGCAGACCCAGGTACCCACATATGAATGCGAATGCAGATCACTATGGCTGGCTGAATTGAGGTTTTCAGAGGCCACAGCATCCACAGATATAAAATACAGTGAATACAGCTGA
- the mer gene encoding 5,10-methylenetetrahydromethanopterin reductase: MKFGIEFVPNEPIEKIVKLVKLAEDVGFEYAWITDHYNNKNVYETLALIAVGTETIKLGPGVTNPYVRSPAITASAIATLDELSNGRATLGIGPGDKATFDALGIEWTKPVSTIKDAIAMMRTLLAGEKTETGAQLMGVKAVQEKIPIYMGAQGPMMLKTAGEISDGALINASNPKDFEAAVPLIKEGAEAAGKSLSDIDVAAYTCCSIDEDAAAAANAAKIVVAFIAAGSPPPVFERHGLPADTGKKFGELLGKGDFGGAIGAVDDALMEAFSVVGTPDEFIPKIEALGEMGVTQYVAGSPIGPDKEKSIKLLGEVIASF, encoded by the coding sequence ATGAAGTTTGGTATCGAATTTGTTCCAAATGAGCCAATAGAAAAGATAGTGAAGCTCGTGAAACTGGCTGAAGACGTGGGCTTCGAATACGCCTGGATCACAGACCACTACAACAACAAGAATGTATACGAGACCCTTGCCCTGATTGCAGTGGGAACAGAAACAATAAAACTCGGCCCAGGTGTCACAAACCCCTACGTGAGAAGCCCTGCAATAACAGCCTCAGCCATAGCCACACTTGACGAGCTTTCAAACGGAAGAGCAACTCTTGGTATTGGCCCCGGTGACAAAGCTACCTTCGATGCCCTTGGAATCGAATGGACAAAACCTGTTTCAACCATAAAAGATGCAATTGCAATGATGAGAACCCTCCTCGCCGGTGAAAAAACCGAAACAGGCGCCCAGTTAATGGGTGTCAAGGCTGTCCAGGAAAAGATACCCATATACATGGGTGCTCAGGGCCCAATGATGCTTAAAACAGCAGGTGAAATATCTGACGGTGCACTCATAAACGCATCAAACCCAAAAGACTTCGAAGCAGCAGTGCCACTCATAAAGGAAGGTGCTGAAGCCGCAGGTAAGAGCCTCTCAGACATTGACGTTGCAGCATACACATGCTGCTCAATCGATGAGGATGCAGCTGCAGCTGCAAACGCAGCAAAAATAGTTGTTGCATTCATTGCAGCAGGATCACCACCACCAGTATTTGAAAGACACGGCCTACCAGCCGACACAGGTAAAAAATTCGGTGAACTCCTCGGTAAAGGGGACTTTGGTGGAGCAATAGGTGCAGTTGACGATGCACTCATGGAAGCATTCTCAGTTGTAGGTACACCTGACGAATTCATACCAAAAATTGAAGCCCTCGGTGAAATGGGCGTAACCCAGTACGTTGCAGGATCACCAATAGGTCCAGACAAAGAAAAATCAATAAAACTCCTGGGAGAAGTTATAGCAAGCTTCTAA